One genomic window of Nakamurella panacisegetis includes the following:
- a CDS encoding amidohydrolase family protein, protein MTSLDSVAVFDGVSDLGARSLSWTGDSITAVGEPTGEAQYSVIPGLVDTHVHLLGYAGGRSNVRGFDTFTWPLVTIREEQTLHATANAQKAMRLGVTTLRDLGADETQAAIGRVFDAGILPGPRLLASGPVGMTAGHLDLFTPRAVTDRPPTADSPDACRALVRRWARAGLTGIKTYTSGGVLSMGDKVAWRNHTRAEIAATVDEAHALGMLVACHTHSAEGIQIALDEGMDSIEHGTGMTLDQAAVLARRGIPVAPTLLINDMIARAEVPVSDEAQSIAAALVSARDELLRGAAQAGVRFVLGTDANGYFLEFGDQWRELVRMVEVLGHSPAQALRAATSDAASAVGLGTSVGTIAPGFGADFLVMKGRPWQDVSLLDPDNIVAVVCRGQVVAGALPA, encoded by the coding sequence ATGACGTCGCTGGATTCGGTGGCCGTCTTCGACGGCGTCTCCGACCTGGGGGCTCGCTCGTTGAGCTGGACCGGTGACTCGATCACGGCGGTGGGCGAACCGACCGGCGAGGCGCAGTACAGCGTCATTCCGGGCCTGGTCGACACGCACGTCCATCTGCTCGGGTACGCCGGTGGCCGGTCGAACGTGCGCGGGTTCGACACCTTCACCTGGCCGCTGGTGACCATCCGCGAGGAACAGACGCTGCACGCCACGGCGAACGCCCAGAAGGCCATGCGTCTGGGCGTCACCACCCTGCGCGACCTCGGCGCCGACGAGACGCAGGCCGCCATCGGCCGCGTGTTCGACGCCGGGATCCTGCCCGGCCCACGCCTGCTGGCCTCCGGCCCGGTCGGGATGACGGCCGGCCACCTGGATCTGTTCACCCCGCGGGCGGTGACCGACCGTCCGCCGACCGCCGATTCGCCCGACGCCTGCCGAGCTCTGGTGCGGCGATGGGCCCGGGCCGGCCTGACCGGCATCAAGACCTACACCAGCGGCGGTGTGCTCTCGATGGGCGACAAGGTGGCCTGGCGCAACCACACTCGTGCCGAGATCGCCGCCACCGTGGACGAGGCGCACGCGCTGGGCATGTTGGTCGCCTGCCACACCCATTCGGCCGAGGGCATCCAGATCGCCCTCGACGAGGGCATGGATTCGATCGAGCACGGCACCGGGATGACGCTGGATCAGGCGGCGGTGCTGGCCCGACGCGGGATCCCGGTGGCGCCGACCCTGCTGATCAACGACATGATCGCCCGGGCCGAGGTACCCGTGTCCGACGAGGCGCAATCCATTGCCGCGGCCCTGGTCTCGGCCCGGGACGAGTTGCTCCGGGGCGCCGCCCAGGCCGGCGTCCGGTTCGTCCTGGGTACCGACGCAAACGGCTACTTCCTGGAGTTCGGGGACCAGTGGCGCGAACTCGTCCGGATGGTCGAGGTGCTCGGCCACTCACCGGCCCAGGCGTTGCGGGCGGCGACCTCGGACGCCGCCTCGGCGGTCGGGCTGGGCACGTCGGTGGGGACCATCGCCCCGGGATTCGGCGCGGATTTCCTGGTCATGAAAGGGCGCCCGTGGCAGGACGTCTCGCTTCTGGATCCGGACAACATCGTCGCCGTCGTGTGCCGCGGACAGGTTGTCGCCGGGGCGTTGCCCGCCTGA
- a CDS encoding BMP family lipoprotein has protein sequence MLRARNLTLIAGVAAAALVLSACSSKSSSSATSSAGSAASAASSAMSSSAPTSGAMTSGAMTSGAMTSGAMTSGAMTSGAATSSGAATSGSATFPAMTGDPSTVKLGMAYDGPKGDQSFTDSAARGVAAATGKGIKLVAELAASVGEPDQKKVDRLSQLVDQGANTIIAVGFDYAGPMGTVAAANPKVNFAIVDDSSLSDPTRKGGALKNVASLTFAAEQSSFLVGVAAALKSKTSHVGFIGGVNTPLINTFQAGFDAGVKAANPSVKVDNKNITEPPDYSGFNAPDKGETIAKGMYGGGADIVYSAAGGSGNGVFKAAKAANKLAIGVDSDQYNLPTLASVKSVIMTSAVKNVDVAVYNMISSVAAGKPLTGVQVYDLKNGGVGISYSGGAIDDIKSKIDDYQAKIIAGTIKVPTTLS, from the coding sequence GTGCTTCGCGCTCGTAACCTGACTCTGATCGCCGGGGTCGCCGCGGCGGCCCTCGTGCTGTCTGCGTGTAGTTCCAAGAGCAGCTCCTCCGCGACATCGAGCGCCGGCAGTGCTGCTTCGGCCGCATCGAGCGCCATGAGCTCCTCTGCTCCCACCTCCGGTGCCATGACGTCCGGTGCCATGACGTCCGGTGCCATGACGTCCGGCGCGATGACCTCCGGTGCCATGACGTCCGGTGCGGCGACCTCGTCGGGCGCCGCGACCTCCGGGTCGGCCACCTTTCCGGCCATGACCGGCGATCCGTCGACCGTCAAGCTCGGCATGGCCTACGACGGACCCAAGGGCGACCAGTCCTTCACCGACTCGGCGGCCCGTGGCGTCGCTGCGGCCACCGGCAAGGGCATCAAGCTGGTCGCCGAACTCGCGGCCTCGGTCGGCGAGCCCGATCAGAAGAAGGTCGACCGTCTGAGCCAGCTCGTCGACCAGGGCGCCAACACGATCATCGCCGTCGGTTTCGACTACGCCGGCCCCATGGGCACGGTCGCCGCCGCGAACCCGAAGGTCAACTTCGCGATCGTGGACGACTCGTCCCTGTCCGACCCGACCCGCAAGGGCGGCGCGCTGAAGAACGTCGCGTCCCTGACCTTCGCCGCCGAGCAGTCCTCCTTCCTGGTCGGCGTGGCCGCCGCGCTCAAGTCGAAGACCTCCCACGTCGGCTTCATCGGCGGGGTCAACACGCCGCTGATCAACACCTTCCAGGCCGGTTTCGACGCGGGCGTCAAGGCCGCCAACCCGAGCGTCAAGGTCGACAACAAGAACATCACCGAGCCGCCGGACTACAGCGGCTTCAACGCCCCCGACAAGGGCGAGACCATCGCCAAGGGCATGTACGGCGGGGGCGCGGACATCGTCTACTCCGCCGCCGGCGGTAGCGGCAACGGCGTGTTCAAGGCGGCCAAGGCGGCCAACAAGCTCGCCATCGGCGTCGACTCCGACCAGTACAACCTGCCGACACTGGCTTCGGTGAAGTCGGTGATCATGACCTCGGCCGTCAAGAACGTCGACGTCGCGGTCTACAACATGATCAGCTCGGTCGCTGCGGGCAAGCCGCTGACCGGCGTCCAGGTCTACGACCTGAAGAACGGCGGTGTCGGCATCTCCTACTCCGGTGGCGCCATCGACGACATCAAGTCCAAGATCGACGACTACCAGGCCAAGATCATCGCGGGCACCATCAAGGTCCCGACGACCCTCAGCTAG
- a CDS encoding creatininase family protein has translation MTDAARISSPDFGAALTAGAVPVLPFGALEQHGPHLPLATDTIMADGLARRITEEIGGILLPPLPYGQTSDNAGFAGTMTLAFDTVRAIAKDIATALKQQGARGFVIVNGDFGNQAPLRQAAREISEHLDLPILVVNYPGMAEIAADLCTTEPAGLGLYHAEEFETSLVLHLQPQDVRMERAVAEYPDYPATFPAVLTGLEKLSRSGVFGDPRPATADLGRRLLDRLTTEAVALVNAFLATLPG, from the coding sequence ATGACCGACGCCGCCCGCATCAGCTCACCCGACTTCGGGGCCGCACTGACCGCCGGCGCCGTGCCGGTGCTCCCGTTCGGCGCCTTGGAGCAACACGGCCCGCACCTCCCGCTGGCCACCGACACCATCATGGCCGACGGTCTGGCCCGGCGGATCACCGAAGAGATCGGCGGGATCCTGTTGCCGCCGTTGCCCTACGGCCAGACCTCGGACAACGCCGGGTTCGCCGGCACGATGACTCTCGCCTTCGACACGGTGCGGGCCATCGCCAAGGACATCGCCACCGCCCTGAAGCAGCAGGGGGCCCGCGGATTCGTCATCGTCAACGGCGACTTCGGGAACCAGGCGCCCCTGCGGCAGGCGGCCCGGGAGATCAGCGAGCATCTGGATCTGCCGATCCTCGTCGTGAACTACCCGGGAATGGCGGAGATCGCGGCCGACCTCTGCACGACCGAACCGGCCGGCCTCGGGCTCTACCACGCGGAGGAGTTCGAGACCTCGCTCGTCCTGCACCTGCAGCCGCAGGACGTGCGCATGGAACGGGCCGTCGCCGAGTACCCGGACTACCCGGCGACCTTCCCGGCCGTACTCACCGGGCTCGAGAAGCTCTCCCGCAGCGGGGTTTTCGGCGACCCCCGGCCGGCCACGGCTGATCTCGGCCGTCGGTTGCTGGATCGCCTCACCACCGAGGCGGTCGCCCTCGTCAACGCCTTTCTGGCCACCCTCCCGGGCTGA
- a CDS encoding cytidine deaminase, whose translation MADYDWEALRALAVEAAHLAYCPYSGLQVGVAAVVDDGRIITGCNVENASYGLGLCAECSLVGQLRLTGGGRLVALACRSGAGDLLMPCGRCRQVIYEFGGPELLVDTPSGIKPMSWVLPDAFGPEHLPA comes from the coding sequence ATGGCCGACTACGACTGGGAAGCGTTGCGTGCCTTGGCCGTGGAGGCCGCGCACCTGGCCTACTGTCCGTACTCCGGGCTGCAGGTCGGCGTCGCCGCGGTGGTCGACGACGGCCGGATCATCACCGGATGCAACGTGGAGAACGCTTCGTACGGGCTGGGTCTGTGTGCCGAATGCTCGTTGGTGGGGCAGCTGAGGTTGACCGGCGGCGGACGCCTGGTCGCGCTGGCCTGCCGCTCCGGCGCCGGTGACCTGCTGATGCCGTGCGGCCGCTGCCGCCAGGTGATCTACGAGTTCGGCGGCCCGGAGCTGCTGGTGGACACCCCGTCCGGCATCAAGCCGATGTCCTGGGTGCTGCCCGATGCCTTCGGCCCGGAACACCTCCCGGCATGA
- a CDS encoding class I SAM-dependent methyltransferase: MTDTTVDQRFVELNTQSLRAAGRGSLDEAATLADRSADIGSLLGVALSTYLRTSEHDGVYDRPGAFEAFIAGGGNVDLYRRTSAALARSYPGAGSLLDIGCGNGLALVPALRQSATVPPELDLVEPGQDLLDHALAALTATALPIRITAWRMGLNPFLDSAPATQRWDLAQSTFALQSIEPGPRSAALRQLAQRVDRLVIIDFDVPDEKAGSAEHLRGLAARYERGLAEYDDTRDLVAQGFLMPVLLGQITPTTPRTNWEHTAEFWRAQVADAGFRNVTVRPLTDYWSAPAFHLTADGAAR, encoded by the coding sequence ATGACCGACACCACCGTTGACCAACGTTTCGTCGAACTCAACACGCAGAGTCTGCGCGCGGCCGGGCGCGGATCGCTCGACGAGGCAGCGACCCTGGCCGATCGATCGGCCGACATCGGATCGCTGCTCGGGGTGGCCCTGTCCACCTACCTCCGGACGTCCGAGCACGACGGCGTCTACGACCGGCCGGGAGCGTTCGAGGCGTTCATCGCCGGCGGGGGCAACGTCGATCTCTACCGCCGGACCAGCGCCGCTCTGGCCCGCTCCTACCCCGGGGCCGGGTCGTTGCTGGACATCGGGTGCGGCAACGGCCTGGCCCTGGTACCGGCCCTGCGGCAATCCGCCACGGTGCCCCCCGAACTCGACCTGGTCGAACCCGGCCAGGACCTGCTCGACCATGCCCTGGCCGCCCTCACGGCCACAGCGCTGCCGATCCGGATCACCGCCTGGCGGATGGGCCTGAACCCGTTCCTGGACTCGGCCCCGGCCACCCAGCGCTGGGACCTCGCGCAGTCGACCTTCGCGCTGCAGTCCATCGAACCAGGCCCGCGGTCCGCCGCTCTGCGGCAGCTCGCCCAGCGGGTCGACCGGCTGGTGATCATCGACTTCGACGTGCCCGACGAGAAGGCCGGGAGCGCCGAGCACCTGCGCGGCCTGGCCGCCCGGTACGAGCGTGGGTTGGCCGAGTACGACGACACCCGCGACCTCGTCGCCCAGGGCTTCCTGATGCCGGTGCTGCTCGGCCAGATCACCCCCACGACACCACGCACCAACTGGGAGCACACCGCAGAGTTCTGGCGGGCGCAGGTCGCCGACGCCGGTTTCCGGAACGTCACGGTGCGGCCACTGACCGACTACTGGTCGGCCCCGGCGTTCCACCTGACCGCCGACGGAGCCGCCCGGTAG
- a CDS encoding ABC transporter ATP-binding protein gives MSTAPTATDAPPLAVRLTGITKRYPGVVANSDINLSVRRASVHALVGENGAGKSTLMKTLFGLHQPDEGTIEVNGEVKSFHSPADAIAAGIGMVHQHFMLADNLTVWENVVLGSEPVSGGRLDGARARADIAHIGQRYGLHVDPNALVEELGVGARQRVEIIKVLYRGAKILILDEPTAVLVPQEVEELFGNLNDLKAEGLTIIFISHKLDEVRAIADEITVIRRGTTVGTADPKSVTNRQLAELMVGSALPVPELRESTVTDRETLSMVGVRVAGPEGRDVLTDINLTIHSGEVLGIAGVEGNGQAELVDAIMGIVPIADGKIWLNGTEINHYSTLKRREAGIGFIPEDRHRQGLTLEASLWENRALGFQTRPPVKKGILFDRAATKADTRRVIEQFDVRTPGIDVLAAALSGGNQQKLIVGREMSGDPVLLIASHPTRGVDVGAQAAIWEHLRRARAAGLAVLLISADLEELIGMSDTLTVILRGRLVGQFDPKVVTPESLGVAMTGGHDAADELTEA, from the coding sequence GTGAGTACAGCCCCCACCGCGACCGATGCGCCGCCCCTGGCCGTCCGTCTGACGGGTATCACCAAGCGGTACCCCGGTGTCGTGGCCAACTCCGACATCAACCTCAGTGTCCGTCGGGCGAGCGTCCATGCTCTGGTCGGGGAGAACGGGGCCGGCAAGTCGACGTTGATGAAGACTCTGTTCGGACTCCACCAGCCGGACGAGGGCACCATCGAGGTGAACGGCGAGGTGAAGTCGTTCCACTCACCGGCCGACGCCATCGCCGCCGGGATCGGCATGGTGCACCAGCACTTCATGCTGGCTGACAACCTCACCGTGTGGGAGAACGTCGTCCTGGGGTCGGAGCCGGTGTCCGGCGGTCGGTTGGACGGGGCCAGGGCGCGGGCCGACATCGCCCACATCGGGCAGCGGTACGGCCTCCACGTCGACCCGAATGCCCTCGTCGAAGAGCTCGGGGTCGGGGCGCGGCAGCGGGTCGAGATCATCAAGGTGCTCTATCGCGGGGCCAAGATCCTGATCCTCGACGAACCGACCGCGGTGCTCGTGCCGCAGGAGGTCGAGGAACTCTTCGGGAACCTGAACGATCTGAAGGCCGAAGGCCTGACCATCATCTTCATCTCGCACAAGCTTGACGAGGTCAGGGCCATCGCTGACGAGATCACCGTCATCCGCCGCGGGACCACGGTCGGCACAGCCGATCCGAAGTCCGTCACCAACCGGCAGTTGGCCGAGCTGATGGTCGGTTCGGCGTTGCCGGTGCCCGAGTTGCGTGAATCCACCGTGACCGATCGGGAGACCCTGTCGATGGTCGGCGTCCGGGTCGCCGGCCCCGAAGGCCGTGACGTGCTCACCGATATCAATCTGACCATCCACTCCGGCGAGGTGCTCGGGATTGCCGGAGTCGAAGGCAACGGCCAGGCCGAACTGGTCGACGCGATCATGGGCATCGTGCCGATCGCCGACGGCAAGATCTGGCTCAACGGCACCGAGATCAACCACTACAGCACCCTGAAGCGGCGAGAGGCCGGCATCGGGTTCATCCCCGAGGACCGGCACCGGCAGGGGTTGACCCTGGAGGCCTCGCTCTGGGAGAACCGCGCACTCGGCTTCCAGACGCGGCCGCCGGTGAAGAAGGGCATCCTGTTCGACCGGGCGGCGACGAAGGCCGACACCCGACGCGTCATCGAGCAGTTCGACGTCCGTACCCCCGGGATCGACGTCCTGGCCGCCGCGCTGTCCGGTGGCAACCAGCAGAAGCTGATCGTCGGTCGCGAGATGAGCGGCGATCCCGTTCTGCTCATCGCCTCCCATCCCACCCGTGGGGTCGACGTCGGCGCCCAGGCCGCCATCTGGGAGCACCTGCGCCGGGCCCGGGCCGCGGGTCTGGCCGTACTGCTCATCTCCGCGGATCTGGAGGAACTCATCGGCATGTCCGACACCTTGACCGTCATCCTGCGCGGCCGGCTGGTCGGCCAGTTCGACCCGAAGGTGGTCACGCCCGAGAGCCTGGGCGTCGCCATGACGGGCGGCCACGACGCGGCCGACGAACTGACGGAGGCCTGA
- a CDS encoding ABC transporter permease produces the protein MTMSGRKLALGAAGPIGALLVSAIISSIILLLTQHNPWDAFSAMGGAFGKSRVLIGTLNQAASYYLAAVAVAIGFKMGLLNIGVDGQYRLAAMLAAALAGAGFMDGLPSVLRVTMTIVLAMIVGAFWAGIAVWLKVSRGVSEVISTIMLNAIATGIVAYLLAPGRLAVQSGNNLGTRVITDGGQVPVIHVSGSLTNIYTLTLLAVVVGIGYAFLLNRTIFGFSIKATGMNPAAAVASGISAKKMAVSAMLISGAVAGLVGMPELLNGDAAQYSINFPSGLGFIGIAIALLGRNHPLGIVFAALLWSALDSSANALQGVGIPNQLVTIMQATILLSVVIAYEIVRRYGVALEQREVARALAASQRTAVAA, from the coding sequence ATGACGATGTCCGGACGCAAACTCGCGCTCGGCGCGGCCGGTCCGATCGGCGCCCTACTGGTGTCGGCGATCATCTCCTCGATCATCCTGCTGCTCACCCAGCACAACCCGTGGGACGCCTTCTCGGCCATGGGCGGCGCCTTCGGCAAGTCCCGGGTGCTCATCGGCACCCTGAACCAGGCCGCCTCGTACTATCTGGCCGCGGTCGCGGTGGCCATCGGCTTCAAGATGGGTCTGCTGAACATCGGTGTCGACGGGCAGTACCGGCTGGCCGCGATGCTGGCCGCGGCGCTGGCCGGGGCCGGCTTCATGGACGGCCTGCCGTCCGTGCTCCGGGTGACGATGACGATCGTGCTGGCGATGATCGTGGGCGCGTTCTGGGCCGGGATCGCCGTCTGGCTGAAGGTCAGCCGGGGCGTCAGCGAGGTCATCAGCACGATCATGCTCAACGCGATCGCCACCGGCATCGTGGCGTATCTACTGGCGCCGGGCCGGCTGGCCGTCCAATCCGGCAACAACCTGGGGACCCGGGTGATCACCGACGGCGGTCAGGTCCCGGTGATCCACGTCAGCGGTTCGCTGACCAACATCTACACGCTCACCCTGCTGGCCGTCGTGGTCGGCATCGGATACGCGTTCCTGTTGAACCGCACCATTTTCGGCTTCTCCATCAAGGCCACCGGCATGAACCCGGCGGCGGCCGTCGCCAGCGGGATCAGCGCGAAGAAGATGGCCGTCTCGGCCATGCTGATCTCCGGGGCCGTGGCCGGCCTGGTCGGTATGCCCGAGTTGCTCAACGGCGACGCGGCGCAGTACTCCATCAACTTCCCGTCCGGCCTCGGGTTCATCGGCATCGCGATCGCGCTGCTCGGCCGAAACCACCCGCTGGGCATCGTGTTCGCCGCCCTGCTGTGGTCGGCGCTCGACTCGTCGGCCAATGCCCTGCAGGGGGTCGGCATCCCGAACCAACTCGTGACGATCATGCAGGCGACCATCCTGCTGTCGGTGGTCATCGCGTACGAGATCGTCCGGCGGTACGGCGTGGCCCTGGAACAACGAGAAGTCGCGCGGGCCCTGGCCGCGTCGCAGAGAACGGCGGTGGCGGCATGA
- a CDS encoding amidohydrolase, with product MRNPESIDLAITDVVALTHTADGTIEFLDGATILVADGRIVSVSTEPYSDPAARVIDGRGQVAMPGLINCHAHSPMVMFRGAAEDVSTSDWFNKKIWPMEVNLTESDVTLAMRLACAEMIASGTTTFADHYFMMDRIADVVDETGMRANLGWTFFSSEGHAGFDRGLGFALDRNGSADGRITTSLAPHAEYTVNDDDLRRTAAAGRDHDLLVHIHAAESRIQTRQSRAERGLSPIQVLSSTGILDGRTLIAHGKGIVPEDLPLLAAARGRVGVGSAPKGYMKVGEETTPIRALLSAGVAVGLATDGAASNNTLDVWESMLMTSLMQKYVEQDELWMSARQVLGIATLGSAAAVGLGGVAGSLAPGHVADVILVDLSGPHTQPVHDLASTLVFSARSADISTTIVAGQVLMADRRLLTVDVPAVVEALRPRLAELTDTSHGKSIQDYGF from the coding sequence ATGCGCAACCCCGAATCGATCGATCTGGCGATCACCGACGTCGTCGCCCTGACCCACACGGCGGACGGAACCATCGAGTTCCTTGACGGGGCAACGATTCTGGTGGCCGACGGGCGGATCGTCTCGGTATCGACCGAGCCGTACTCCGATCCGGCGGCCCGGGTGATCGACGGCCGGGGGCAGGTCGCGATGCCCGGTCTGATCAACTGCCACGCCCACTCGCCGATGGTGATGTTCCGCGGCGCCGCCGAGGACGTCAGCACCTCGGACTGGTTCAACAAGAAGATCTGGCCGATGGAGGTGAATCTGACCGAGTCGGACGTCACCCTCGCCATGCGCCTGGCCTGCGCTGAGATGATCGCCAGCGGCACCACCACGTTTGCCGACCACTACTTCATGATGGACCGGATCGCCGACGTGGTCGACGAGACCGGGATGCGGGCCAACCTGGGCTGGACGTTCTTCTCGTCCGAAGGTCACGCCGGGTTCGACCGCGGCCTCGGGTTCGCCCTGGACCGCAACGGGTCCGCCGATGGACGGATCACCACCTCCCTTGCCCCGCACGCCGAGTACACCGTCAACGACGACGACCTGCGCCGCACGGCCGCCGCCGGACGCGACCACGACCTGCTGGTCCACATCCACGCCGCGGAGAGCCGCATCCAGACCCGGCAGAGTCGCGCCGAGCGCGGACTGTCGCCGATCCAGGTGCTCTCCTCGACCGGCATCCTCGACGGCCGCACCCTGATCGCCCACGGCAAGGGGATCGTGCCGGAGGACCTACCGCTGCTGGCCGCGGCGCGGGGACGGGTCGGCGTCGGCAGCGCTCCGAAGGGATACATGAAGGTGGGGGAGGAGACCACGCCGATCCGGGCGCTGCTGTCGGCCGGAGTGGCGGTCGGGCTGGCGACCGACGGCGCCGCGTCGAACAACACCCTGGACGTGTGGGAATCGATGTTGATGACGTCGTTGATGCAGAAGTACGTCGAGCAGGACGAACTCTGGATGTCGGCCCGTCAGGTGCTCGGGATCGCGACGCTGGGGAGCGCGGCCGCGGTCGGGCTGGGCGGCGTGGCCGGCTCGCTGGCGCCCGGGCACGTCGCCGACGTCATCCTGGTCGATCTGTCCGGTCCGCACACCCAGCCCGTCCACGACCTGGCATCGACGCTGGTGTTCAGCGCTCGCTCGGCCGACATCTCGACCACCATCGTCGCCGGGCAGGTCTTGATGGCCGACCGCCGGCTGCTCACCGTCGACGTCCCGGCGGTGGTCGAGGCGTTGCGGCCGCGTCTGGCCGAGCTCACCGACACCAGCCACGGGAAGTCCATCCAGGACTACGGGTTCTGA
- a CDS encoding Hsp20/alpha crystallin family protein — protein MLTFDPFRDLDRLTSQMTGAMAGTARVPRFMPMDLYRSGDHYVLHADLPGVDPGSVDLNVENGTLTITAQRTARGDEDVQWIGSERFTGTFRRQLALGEGIDVQKIAATYANGVLSVTIPLAEQSKPRRISIETKDTPRVIESADAGATSGKG, from the coding sequence GTGCTGACCTTTGATCCATTCCGTGACCTGGACCGCCTGACCTCGCAGATGACCGGCGCCATGGCCGGCACCGCCCGGGTGCCGCGATTCATGCCGATGGATCTCTACCGTTCGGGTGACCACTATGTGCTGCACGCCGACCTGCCCGGGGTCGACCCCGGCTCGGTCGACCTGAACGTCGAGAACGGGACCCTGACCATCACCGCGCAACGGACCGCCCGGGGTGACGAAGACGTGCAGTGGATCGGTTCGGAACGATTCACCGGCACCTTCCGCCGCCAGCTCGCGCTGGGCGAGGGTATCGACGTCCAGAAGATCGCCGCCACCTACGCCAACGGCGTGCTGTCGGTGACCATCCCGCTGGCCGAACAGTCCAAGCCGCGCCGGATCAGCATCGAGACCAAGGACACGCCAAGGGTGATCGAGAGCGCCGACGCCGGGGCCACCTCCGGGAAGGGCTGA
- a CDS encoding ABC transporter permease, which yields MTTLDEDAPITRAAPATRSRKLPPVVWVGVVFSGLILISLVRLVTGADNLDSVGAVQSAILAAVPIAMAGLSGLWSERAGVVNIGLEGMMILGTFGAGWAGYQWGPWAGVAFGIICGVLGGLLLGLAAITFGVDHIIAGVAISIIAPGLTLFLSQLLFANAPGGGDQQSPPVSDVYKITIPGLSDWLNTLQGKGWFLISDIAGILGGTLTQLSLLTVIAALLIIFSGFVLWRTRFGLRLRSVGEAPYAAESLGVNVVRYKYIGVIVSGAMSGFAGAFLVVGQNYINGQTAGRGYIGLAALIFGNWRPGGMASGAVLFGYTQGVGLFDSDGTAMRAFLLLVTAALVLVAILQIRRGQRMVGVVALLIGVLCLVWFMLTTSLPGQLVTAAPYAITLLVMGLASQRLRPPKADGLPYRKGSH from the coding sequence ATGACGACGCTGGACGAGGACGCCCCGATCACCCGGGCCGCCCCGGCGACCAGGTCGCGGAAGTTGCCACCGGTCGTCTGGGTCGGTGTGGTGTTCTCCGGACTGATCCTGATCTCGCTGGTCCGGTTGGTCACCGGCGCCGACAACCTCGATTCGGTCGGCGCCGTGCAATCGGCCATCCTGGCCGCGGTTCCCATTGCCATGGCCGGACTCTCGGGTCTGTGGTCGGAACGAGCCGGCGTGGTCAACATCGGCCTCGAGGGCATGATGATCCTGGGTACCTTCGGCGCCGGTTGGGCCGGGTACCAGTGGGGTCCGTGGGCCGGCGTCGCGTTCGGCATCATCTGTGGCGTCCTCGGCGGCCTGCTGCTCGGGCTGGCCGCCATCACCTTCGGGGTCGACCACATCATCGCCGGTGTGGCCATCTCGATCATCGCGCCCGGGCTCACCCTGTTCCTGTCCCAGCTGTTGTTCGCCAACGCCCCGGGTGGCGGTGACCAGCAGTCGCCACCGGTGTCCGACGTCTACAAGATCACCATCCCGGGTCTGTCCGACTGGCTGAACACCTTGCAGGGCAAGGGCTGGTTCCTGATCTCCGACATCGCCGGCATCCTCGGCGGCACGCTGACCCAGCTGTCCCTGCTCACCGTCATCGCCGCCCTGCTGATCATCTTCTCCGGCTTCGTGCTCTGGCGGACCCGGTTCGGCCTTCGGCTGCGCTCGGTCGGCGAGGCGCCCTACGCCGCCGAGTCGCTCGGGGTCAACGTGGTGCGCTACAAGTACATCGGGGTGATCGTGTCCGGTGCCATGTCCGGATTCGCCGGTGCGTTCCTGGTGGTCGGGCAGAACTACATCAACGGGCAGACCGCCGGGCGGGGCTATATCGGCCTGGCCGCGTTGATCTTCGGCAACTGGCGTCCGGGCGGAATGGCCTCGGGGGCGGTCCTGTTCGGCTACACCCAGGGCGTCGGCCTGTTCGACAGCGACGGCACGGCGATGAGAGCCTTCCTGCTCCTGGTCACGGCGGCCCTGGTCCTGGTGGCCATCCTCCAGATCCGGCGCGGGCAGCGCATGGTCGGGGTGGTCGCGCTGTTGATCGGAGTGCTCTGCCTGGTCTGGTTCATGCTGACCACGTCGCTGCCCGGGCAGCTCGTGACCGCGGCCCCCTACGCGATCACCCTGCTCGTCATGGGTCTCGCGTCCCAACGTCTGCGGCCGCCGAAAGCGGACGGCCTGCCGTACCGGAAGGGCAGTCACTGA